The following coding sequences are from one Sylvia atricapilla isolate bSylAtr1 chromosome 15, bSylAtr1.pri, whole genome shotgun sequence window:
- the GGA2 gene encoding ADP-ribosylation factor-binding protein GGA2 yields the protein MAGTEQLQRWLNEATDPSISEENWECIQRFCDQVNADMEGPLSALRLLAHKIQSPQEGEALHALTVLETCVNNCGDRFHSEMAKFRFLNELIKVLSPKYYGIWSSEKVKSRVTEVIFSWTVWFPQEVKIQDAYQMLKKQGIVKEDPKLPEDKILPPPSPRPQNSVFDTDEEKSKLLAKLLKSSHPEDLQAANRLIQSVIKEEQEKSAQVSRRVHTISEVSENVRRMDELLENYRRHELSPADQETLQALFQRCEKLRPLLFRLASEAVADEEALAEVLQASDKLSQALGQYRQVVASQENGDGAGPAASSAPGCRTAPGRIKSYTLIDFSELEAMAQTPPDPSADTPLASRHSSTTSTCLLEEELQSLGLSNSPVIQKPPPDFGLAEPAVHNGFREGASAVQTLGPQESWEDSYGVKSEFQSLDEHLSPQSRTKTFSLDLLPMKLTFPDLPSNSVADPALISPGYELKPAASLHSPSFDASLENVFVPLISVTPSTICPLTVYDRNGFKAMLHFSREPAPGRPDVLVMVLSMLSTSAHPIKDIVFQAAVPKTMQIKLQPASGSELPAFNPLLPPAVVSQVLLLANPHKDPIRLKYKLMFTQGVQPFSEVGEVTSFPEAELWGRS from the exons ATGGCTGGCACCGAGCAGCTGCAGCGCTGGCTCA ATGAGGCCACCGACCCGAGTATCTCCGAGGAAAACTGGGAATGCATCCAGCGGTTCTGCGACCAGGTGAACGCCGACATGGAGGG CCCGTTGTCTGCGCTGAGGCTGCTGGCACACAAAATCCAGTCCCCTCAGGAGGGAGAAGCTCTCCATGCTCTCACA gtgctggagaCCTGTGTGAACAACTGTGGTGACAGATTTCACAGTGAAATGGCAAAATTCAGGTTTCTGAATGAGCTGATTAAAGTGCTTTCCCCAAAG TACTATGGAATTTGGTCTTCAGAAAAAGTCAAGTCAAGGGTCACCGAAGTGATATTCAGTTGGACAGTCTGGTTTCCTCAGGAAGTCAAAATCCAGGATGCTTATCAGATGCTGAAGAAACAAG GGATTGTAAAAGAAGATCCCAAACTGCCAGAAGACAAAATTTTACCTCCCCCTTCTCCAAGACCTCAGAATTCTGTTTTTGACACAGATGAAGAGAAGTCCAAG CTCCTGGCCAAGCTCCTGAAGAGCAGCCACCCCGAGGACCTGCAGGCAGCCAACCGCCTGATCCAGAGCGTCATTAAAGAG GAACAAGAGAAGTCAGCTCAGGTGTCCCGAAGAGTGCACACCATCAGCGAGGTTTCTGAGAATGTCAGACGTATGGATGAGTTACTGGAGAACTACAGGAGACATGAATTATCCCCAGCTGACCAGGAGACCCTACAG GCTCTGTTCCAGCGCTGTGAGAAGCTCAGGCCGCTGCTCTTCCGCCTGGCCAGTGAGGCTGTGGCTGACGAGGAGGCTCTAG CTGAGGTCCTGCAGGCCAGTGACAAGCTCTCACAGGCACTGGGGCAGTACAGGCAGGTTGTGGCCAGCCAGGAGAACGGGGATGGAGCAGgtccagctgccagctctgcaccAG GGTGCCGGACAGCCCCAGGGCGCATCAAGAGCTACACCCTGATCGACTTCTCCGAGCTGGAGGCCATGGCCCAGACCCCCCCAGACCCCTCTGCAGACACACCTTTGGCCTCCCGGCACAGCAGCACAACCTCCACCtgcctgctggaggaggagttACAGTCCTTAG GTCTCAGCAACTCCCCTGTCATACAGAAACCACCACCTGATTTTGGCCTAGCAGAG CCTGCTGTACACAATGGATTTAGGGAAGGTGCAAGTGCTGTTCAAACCCTGGGAccacaggagagctgggaagaCAGCTATGGAGTGAAGAGTGAATTCCAGAGCCTGGATGAACATCTCTCTCCACAATCCAGGACCAAGACATTCTCTTT GGATTTATTACCAATGAAATTAACCTTTCCAGATCTTCCAAGTAACTCAGTGGCAGATCCTGCACTCATCAGTCCAGGCTATGAGCTGAAGCCTGCTGCCTCTTTGCATTCACCTTCCTTTGATGCTTCTCTAGAAAACGTTTTTGTGCCTCTAATTTCAGTCACACCAA GCACTATCTGTCCACTCACTGTGTATGACAGGAATGGTTTCAAGGCCATGCTCCACTTCTCCAGAGAGCCAGCTCCCGGCCGGCCAGACGTGCTGGTGATGGTTCTGTCCATGCTGAGCACCTCAGCACACCCCATTAAGGACATAGTGTTCCAGGCTGCAGTTCCAAAG accATGCAAATAAAGTTACAACCAGCCTCTGGTTCTGAGCTGCCAGCCTTCAACCCTCTCCTCCCGCCTGCAGTGGtgtcccaggtgctgctgctcgCCAACCCACacaag GATCCCATCCGACTGAAGTACAAACTGATGTTCACGCAGGGTGTGCAGCCCTTCAGTGAGGTGGGCGAGGTGACCAGCTTTCCagaagcagagctctggggcaggagctga